The following proteins come from a genomic window of Kitasatospora sp. NBC_01246:
- a CDS encoding glycoside hydrolase family 26 protein, with the protein MALPRVLRAKPAVLAAAGALLAAGAVVLAGQDGRADGDRRDAPARSTLTLGGAGRTLAPEVGRELLARDPQASPNARAVQQLLADLESAARAGRSGGTVIGQHVEAHNELYNPEYGDYRGTKPVGYYYKKAADITGRLPGFVETDLGPGYGQNGWGVGNPRSYSAGRWPACAVGWQYTDDAVDLMTAVWSGHPRPDDGSYGASGTRKNCDGTSTELPDNGGGPAGLVGMSFHEPYPGSDVKSFDRVLCSASPGAKDPGWFGRVVDSAGDTPEYRALLTDLSFLADHLEYLAAHDVPVLLRPYHEMNAADCARGFWWSGRKPADYQALWRITYHYLVETRGLHNLLFAWTPVSWDGAPGVDPWDYYPGARYVDVVGVDDYSGSPAHPIGTGEVWTKRYYDGLAGYGKPRILAESFAVPVNSRQPDTLRRTPWTIWTVWGQSLTADNLTPDQPRNSNADVKATYGNGLALTGGSGPFGADVDWSGLHVR; encoded by the coding sequence GTGGCCCTGCCCCGCGTGCTGCGTGCCAAACCGGCCGTGCTGGCCGCGGCCGGCGCGCTGCTCGCCGCCGGCGCGGTGGTGCTGGCCGGCCAGGACGGCCGGGCCGACGGCGACCGCCGGGACGCGCCCGCCCGCAGCACGCTCACCCTGGGCGGCGCCGGGCGCACCCTGGCGCCGGAGGTCGGCCGCGAGCTGCTGGCCCGCGACCCGCAGGCCTCGCCCAACGCGCGGGCCGTCCAGCAGCTCCTCGCCGACCTGGAGAGCGCGGCCCGCGCCGGCCGCTCCGGCGGGACGGTGATCGGCCAGCACGTCGAGGCGCACAACGAGCTCTACAACCCCGAGTACGGCGACTACCGGGGGACCAAGCCGGTCGGCTACTACTACAAGAAGGCCGCCGACATCACCGGCCGGCTGCCCGGCTTCGTCGAGACCGACCTCGGCCCCGGCTACGGCCAGAACGGCTGGGGCGTCGGCAACCCGCGCTCCTACTCGGCGGGCCGCTGGCCGGCCTGCGCGGTCGGCTGGCAGTACACCGACGACGCCGTCGACCTGATGACCGCCGTCTGGTCCGGCCACCCGCGCCCGGACGACGGCAGCTACGGGGCGTCGGGCACCCGGAAGAACTGCGACGGCACCAGCACCGAGCTGCCCGACAACGGCGGCGGCCCGGCCGGACTGGTCGGGATGTCCTTCCACGAGCCGTACCCGGGCTCGGACGTGAAGTCCTTCGACCGGGTGCTCTGCTCGGCCTCGCCCGGCGCGAAGGACCCGGGCTGGTTCGGCCGGGTCGTCGACAGCGCCGGCGACACCCCCGAGTACCGCGCGCTGCTGACGGACCTCTCCTTCCTGGCGGACCACCTGGAGTACCTGGCGGCCCACGACGTGCCGGTGCTGCTGCGGCCGTACCACGAGATGAACGCGGCCGACTGCGCCCGCGGCTTCTGGTGGTCGGGCCGCAAACCCGCCGACTACCAGGCGCTCTGGCGGATCACCTACCACTACCTGGTGGAGACCAGGGGCCTGCACAACCTGCTGTTCGCCTGGACGCCGGTCTCCTGGGACGGCGCCCCGGGCGTCGATCCGTGGGACTACTACCCGGGCGCGCGGTACGTCGACGTGGTCGGGGTGGACGACTACAGCGGCAGCCCGGCGCACCCGATCGGCACCGGCGAGGTGTGGACCAAGCGCTACTACGACGGCCTGGCCGGCTACGGCAAGCCGCGGATCCTGGCCGAGTCCTTCGCCGTGCCGGTCAACTCCCGCCAGCCGGACACCCTGCGGCGGACCCCGTGGACGATCTGGACGGTCTGGGGGCAGTCGCTGACGGCGGACAACCTGACCCCGGACCAGCCCCGCAACTCCAACGCCGACGTCAAGGCCACCTACGGCAACGGCCTGGCGCTCACCGGCGGCTCCGGCCCGTTCGGTGCGGACGTCGACTGGAGCGGTCTGCACGTCCGGTGA
- a CDS encoding glycosyltransferase family 2 protein, with protein sequence MTAPAPARTVLTTSREAARLADRQMSWKPRIVPFYLSFVIIFGFSLWAYVPNPTPLGWAITILWGMPVFGVLIGFQGVLMVRRRLRKANRMTPAVPVDDDYLIVLVPTIGRHDTYPALERSVLSYVDHLPAYFPWMRVDILTEEGCAAGEKIDELAARNPLIRVVTVPKAYQTPNGTKFKARANHYSHELRIEEGEAEDDVWVLHMDDDTGVGPDTAAAVAQFINRQRRAGDDAKHMAQGILTYPRENAVSTFTWLADAIRPADDIARFRAMTGTGTPIAGVHGELLLVRSSVEATIGWDFGPDTIVEDAQMALNFCVRYPGRSDWFNGRCYGASPAGLKDFLKQRERWAWGLVALCFNKSIPLRFRLFIGMGMVSWVLGPLQHVGLVLLIAWFTGTMNTSPVTQSVVLIWSINFAYVIWTYWEGLRLNVVGSADHRRKWWEPMAVVAAIPLFSLLEGWGGMRGLIKFLRREENKFVVIAKPA encoded by the coding sequence ATGACAGCACCAGCACCCGCGCGGACGGTACTCACCACGTCCCGCGAGGCCGCTCGGCTCGCCGACCGGCAGATGTCGTGGAAGCCGCGCATCGTCCCGTTCTACCTCTCGTTCGTGATCATCTTCGGCTTCTCGCTCTGGGCGTACGTGCCCAACCCGACCCCGCTCGGCTGGGCGATCACGATCCTCTGGGGCATGCCGGTCTTCGGCGTGCTGATCGGCTTCCAGGGTGTGCTGATGGTCCGCCGCCGACTGCGCAAGGCGAACCGGATGACCCCGGCGGTGCCGGTCGACGACGACTACCTGATCGTCCTGGTGCCGACCATCGGCCGGCACGACACCTACCCGGCGCTGGAGCGCTCGGTGCTGTCGTACGTCGACCACCTGCCGGCCTACTTCCCGTGGATGCGGGTGGACATCCTCACCGAGGAGGGCTGCGCGGCCGGCGAGAAGATCGACGAGCTCGCCGCCCGCAACCCGCTGATCCGGGTGGTGACCGTCCCGAAGGCCTACCAGACGCCCAACGGAACCAAGTTCAAGGCCCGCGCCAACCACTACTCGCACGAGCTGCGGATCGAGGAGGGCGAGGCCGAGGACGACGTCTGGGTGCTGCACATGGACGACGACACCGGGGTCGGGCCGGACACCGCCGCCGCGGTGGCCCAGTTCATCAACCGGCAGCGCCGGGCCGGGGACGACGCCAAGCACATGGCCCAGGGGATCCTGACGTACCCCCGGGAGAACGCCGTCTCCACCTTCACCTGGCTCGCCGACGCGATCCGCCCGGCCGACGACATCGCCCGCTTCCGCGCGATGACCGGGACCGGGACGCCGATCGCCGGCGTGCACGGCGAACTGCTGCTGGTGCGCTCCTCGGTGGAGGCCACCATCGGCTGGGACTTCGGCCCCGACACCATCGTCGAGGACGCCCAGATGGCGCTCAACTTCTGCGTGCGCTACCCCGGCCGCAGCGACTGGTTCAACGGCCGCTGCTACGGCGCCTCGCCGGCCGGCCTCAAGGACTTCCTCAAGCAGCGCGAGCGCTGGGCCTGGGGCCTGGTGGCGCTCTGCTTCAACAAGAGCATCCCGCTGCGGTTCCGGCTGTTCATCGGGATGGGCATGGTCAGCTGGGTGCTCGGACCTCTCCAGCACGTCGGCCTGGTGCTGCTGATCGCCTGGTTCACCGGGACGATGAACACCTCGCCGGTGACCCAGTCGGTGGTGCTGATCTGGTCGATCAACTTCGCCTACGTGATCTGGACGTACTGGGAGGGCCTGCGCCTGAACGTGGTGGGCTCGGCCGACCACCGGCGCAAGTGGTGGGAGCCGATGGCGGTGGTGGCGGCCATCCCGCTGTTCTCCCTGCTGGAGGGCTGGGGCGGGATGCGGGGACTGATCAAGTTCCTGCGCCGCGAGGAGAACAAGTTCGTCGTCATCGCCAAGCCGGCATGA
- a CDS encoding glycoside hydrolase family 113 has translation MKRFVIFILPTVVLGLTVGVPIVWGDHPIKFDHKRPTEVHWAGAPAEQGRVWGFGKDAPPEHTGPKVARPWAKGSPEWGVQVYWLDDPADPESFVQGKADRIVKYVVGLNANALSVSFPFYTVGSKSNAVAARPTTPSPDRLAILLDTAHRAGLRTTVRPILDEESLKPANNGWRGNIAPTDRDAWFASYAAFLAPYLKAAEEHDATEFTIGTEFNSLEADPHWAPLVEQAGKTFHGEVAYDANWDNWSKGAVAVPTGRTGVDAYFPAKSAGDDATPADLAASWNGWLDKRGKGPQPTTKLTEVGIPAQKGAYKTPGDFYTKRELNEPVQATWFTAVCQVAQERKLAGLYFWSLYFGIDPTLPTNQDTPRMDFAGRPASEQAIRDCFAQTYAVPEAAAG, from the coding sequence ATGAAACGCTTCGTCATCTTCATCCTGCCGACCGTCGTGCTCGGCCTCACCGTGGGCGTGCCGATCGTCTGGGGCGACCACCCGATCAAGTTCGACCACAAGCGCCCGACCGAGGTGCACTGGGCCGGTGCCCCGGCCGAGCAGGGCCGGGTCTGGGGCTTCGGCAAGGACGCGCCGCCGGAGCACACCGGGCCCAAGGTGGCCCGGCCGTGGGCGAAGGGCAGCCCGGAGTGGGGCGTCCAGGTGTACTGGCTGGACGACCCGGCCGACCCGGAAAGCTTCGTCCAGGGCAAGGCGGACCGCATCGTCAAGTACGTGGTCGGCCTGAACGCCAACGCGCTCTCGGTGTCCTTCCCGTTCTACACGGTGGGCAGCAAGTCCAACGCGGTCGCCGCCCGGCCGACCACCCCGAGCCCGGACCGGCTGGCGATCCTGCTGGACACCGCGCACCGGGCGGGCCTGCGCACCACCGTCCGGCCGATCCTGGACGAGGAGTCGCTGAAGCCGGCCAACAACGGCTGGCGCGGCAACATCGCCCCCACCGACCGGGACGCCTGGTTCGCCAGCTACGCGGCCTTCCTGGCGCCCTACCTGAAGGCGGCCGAGGAGCACGACGCGACCGAGTTCACCATCGGTACCGAGTTCAACTCGCTGGAGGCCGACCCGCACTGGGCCCCGCTGGTCGAGCAGGCCGGGAAGACCTTCCACGGCGAGGTGGCCTACGACGCCAACTGGGACAACTGGTCCAAGGGCGCCGTCGCGGTGCCGACCGGGCGCACCGGCGTCGACGCCTACTTCCCGGCCAAGTCGGCCGGGGACGACGCCACCCCGGCCGACCTGGCGGCCAGCTGGAACGGCTGGCTGGACAAGCGAGGCAAGGGCCCGCAGCCGACCACCAAGCTGACCGAGGTGGGTATCCCGGCCCAGAAGGGCGCCTACAAGACGCCCGGTGACTTCTACACCAAGCGCGAGCTCAACGAGCCCGTGCAGGCCACCTGGTTCACCGCGGTCTGCCAGGTGGCGCAGGAGCGGAAGCTGGCCGGACTGTACTTCTGGTCGCTCTACTTCGGCATCGACCCGACCCTGCCCACCAACCAGGACACCCCGCGGATGGACTTCGCCGGGCGCCCCGCCTCCGAGCAGGCGATCCGCGACTGCTTCGCGCAGACCTACGCCGTCCCGGAGGCCGCGGCCGGCTGA
- a CDS encoding acyltransferase family protein has translation MYDGPGIGAPSAASGPTLQDMREARGIPAPRGSRYAIPAEPPAHRRPVPPSVRFKAVDGLRGLAIASVLLYHTNWFQNGLFGVDAFFVLSGFLVTLVLIRELDRTDGIALGVFYRRRAKRLLPGLLVTVLLVVLVSALLSPLKDVKELRPQALAALAQVANWAQLERGDAYWQHFAGIDPLAAMWSLSITEQFYVVWPLLLLLIYAVCRRSLKAAGIVTGVLFAGAAAVAPLMWNGSNSDRLYLGTESRAVGFAAGAAAAFVVYLRLRRTVQEGPESGSRAQRRSPGRPGAGSTVLPTVVGTLALGGLVWASLSVDNYHEPWLYRGGLAGVAVLSAVLAASLCHDRGPLVRLLALPPLRLTGTISYSLYLLHLPVYWLLQRFVDDISPALLLAIGAPVSWVLAWLLHTGTERLRVLRWRPLPTIPLLAAAALTATAGAWYLPAWVEHDMRGGPADKPLVLALGDSFSEDLATGLYRHGDRFRVVDGGISGCGVFGSEKVRGTSRVEFDTTDDCRDRTALWAKSLDGVQAQAVVLHLGWDAAEQYLDGSWLNPCDEDYRTRYTAQLTQATDLVRERAHGARVLLMNERVQNGAISKAWGTCYNQQVGDFVKASGGAVQLLDLNAFYCPGGNCLWKDRDGHLVSPATDGVHLTPAGMRLVTPWLEQQIADALAGVRPPDAPAPQPTPTAPATPTAPPATEQATPTEQPSPSHSTTPSRKPTTTPSRKPTTGPSRAATPPAGQPAAASGTA, from the coding sequence ATGTACGACGGGCCCGGCATCGGCGCGCCCTCCGCGGCGAGCGGACCCACCCTGCAGGACATGCGCGAGGCGCGCGGGATCCCCGCGCCGCGCGGCAGCCGGTACGCGATCCCCGCGGAGCCGCCCGCCCACCGGCGGCCGGTGCCGCCGTCGGTGCGCTTCAAGGCGGTGGACGGCCTGCGCGGCCTCGCCATCGCCTCCGTGCTGCTCTACCACACCAACTGGTTCCAGAACGGCCTGTTCGGTGTGGACGCCTTCTTCGTCCTCTCCGGCTTCCTGGTCACCCTGGTCCTGATCCGGGAGCTGGACCGCACCGACGGCATCGCCCTCGGCGTCTTCTACCGCCGTCGGGCCAAGCGGCTGCTGCCCGGCCTGCTGGTCACCGTGCTCCTGGTGGTCCTCGTCTCGGCCCTGCTCAGCCCGCTCAAGGACGTGAAGGAGCTGCGCCCGCAGGCGCTGGCCGCGCTGGCCCAGGTCGCCAACTGGGCGCAGTTGGAGCGCGGTGACGCCTACTGGCAGCACTTCGCCGGCATCGACCCGCTGGCCGCGATGTGGTCGCTCAGCATCACCGAGCAGTTCTACGTGGTCTGGCCGCTGCTGCTGCTGCTGATCTACGCCGTCTGCCGCCGCTCGCTCAAGGCCGCGGGCATCGTGACCGGTGTGCTGTTCGCCGGCGCCGCCGCCGTCGCCCCGCTGATGTGGAACGGCTCCAACAGCGACCGGCTCTACCTGGGCACCGAGTCCCGCGCGGTCGGTTTCGCGGCCGGCGCCGCCGCCGCCTTCGTGGTCTACCTGCGGCTGCGCCGCACGGTCCAGGAGGGTCCGGAGTCGGGCTCGCGGGCCCAGCGGCGTTCGCCCGGCCGTCCGGGGGCCGGGAGCACGGTGCTGCCCACCGTGGTCGGCACCCTCGCGCTGGGCGGCCTGGTCTGGGCCAGCCTCAGCGTGGACAACTACCACGAGCCCTGGCTCTACCGGGGCGGGCTGGCCGGCGTCGCGGTGCTCTCGGCCGTCCTCGCCGCCTCGCTCTGCCACGACCGCGGTCCGCTGGTCCGGCTCCTCGCACTGCCGCCGCTGCGGCTCACCGGCACCATCTCCTACAGCCTCTACCTGCTGCACCTGCCGGTCTACTGGCTGCTCCAGCGGTTCGTCGACGACATCTCGCCGGCGCTGCTGCTGGCCATCGGCGCGCCCGTCTCGTGGGTGCTGGCCTGGCTGCTGCACACCGGCACCGAGCGGCTGCGGGTGCTGCGCTGGCGGCCGCTGCCGACCATCCCGCTGCTGGCCGCCGCCGCGCTGACGGCCACCGCCGGCGCCTGGTACCTGCCCGCCTGGGTCGAGCACGACATGCGCGGCGGCCCCGCCGACAAGCCGCTGGTACTCGCCCTCGGCGACTCCTTCTCCGAGGACCTGGCCACCGGCCTGTACCGGCACGGCGACCGCTTCCGGGTGGTCGACGGCGGCATCAGCGGCTGCGGCGTGTTCGGCTCCGAGAAGGTCCGCGGCACCTCCCGGGTGGAGTTCGACACCACGGACGACTGCCGCGACCGCACCGCGCTCTGGGCGAAGAGCCTGGACGGCGTCCAGGCGCAGGCGGTCGTCCTGCACCTCGGCTGGGACGCCGCCGAGCAGTACCTGGACGGCAGCTGGCTCAACCCCTGCGACGAGGACTACCGCACCCGGTACACCGCCCAGCTCACCCAGGCGACGGACCTGGTCCGCGAGCGCGCGCACGGCGCCCGGGTGCTGCTGATGAACGAGCGGGTGCAGAACGGCGCGATCAGCAAGGCCTGGGGCACCTGCTACAACCAGCAGGTCGGCGACTTCGTGAAGGCCTCCGGCGGCGCCGTCCAGCTGCTCGACCTGAACGCCTTCTACTGCCCCGGCGGCAACTGCCTCTGGAAGGACCGGGACGGCCACCTGGTCTCCCCCGCCACCGACGGCGTGCACCTCACGCCGGCCGGCATGCGGCTGGTGACGCCGTGGCTGGAGCAGCAGATCGCGGACGCGCTGGCCGGGGTCCGGCCGCCGGACGCGCCGGCTCCCCAGCCGACGCCGACCGCCCCGGCGACGCCGACCGCCCCGCCGGCCACCGAACAGGCCACCCCGACCGAGCAGCCGTCCCCGAGCCACTCGACGACCCCGTCCCGCAAGCCCACCACCACGCCGTCCCGCAAGCCCACCACCGGCCCGAGCCGGGCGGCGACCCCGCCGGCCGGTCAGCCGGCCGCGGCCTCCGGGACGGCGTAG
- a CDS encoding GNAT family N-acetyltransferase, with the protein MDIVIRPAREADLEAAGHVTVEAFVGDGYTSPESQYVDLLRDTARRAREAELLVAVDAAEGRVLGCVTFAVGGTEWADIATPDEGEIRMLATASAARGRGVGESLVRAALTRSRELGLAGMAFSTRPDMTAAHRIYERIGFRRTPERDWAPYPGMDLMVYSMAF; encoded by the coding sequence ATGGACATCGTCATCCGCCCGGCCCGCGAAGCGGACCTCGAAGCAGCCGGCCACGTCACCGTCGAGGCCTTCGTCGGCGACGGTTACACCTCGCCCGAGAGCCAGTACGTCGACCTCCTGCGCGACACCGCCCGCCGGGCCCGGGAGGCCGAGCTCCTCGTCGCGGTCGACGCGGCCGAAGGACGGGTGCTCGGCTGCGTGACCTTCGCCGTGGGCGGCACCGAGTGGGCCGACATCGCCACCCCGGACGAGGGCGAGATCCGGATGCTCGCCACCGCGTCGGCCGCCCGCGGCCGGGGCGTCGGCGAGAGCCTGGTGCGGGCCGCCCTGACCCGCAGCCGCGAACTCGGCCTGGCCGGGATGGCCTTCTCCACCCGCCCCGACATGACGGCCGCCCACCGCATCTACGAGCGGATCGGCTTCCGCCGGACCCCGGAACGCGACTGGGCGCCGTACCCGGGGATGGACCTGATGGTCTACAGCATGGCCTTCTGA
- a CDS encoding helix-turn-helix domain-containing protein: MLKNVVAVVLEELHPFELGVACEVFGLDRSADGLPRYDFAVAGARPGPHRTHAGFSVDVPYGPERLAGADLVVVTATGVRPHYPEPLVDAVRAAVEGGARVLSICSGAFVLGAAGLLDGRRSTTHWRHTAELAARFPRTTVEPDVLYVDDDPVITSAGTAAGIDACLHLVRRFQGAEVARGIARRMVVAPHREGGQAQFVARPLPEGDGESLAPLLDWMRHHLDEESTVEQLAARVHLSPRTFARRFQQETGTTPHRWLTGQRLLLAQRLLESTAEPVDAIAARCGFGNAATLRHHFGRRLGTTPLAYRRCFAEPAAG; this comes from the coding sequence ATGCTGAAGAACGTGGTCGCGGTGGTGCTGGAGGAGCTCCACCCCTTCGAACTCGGGGTGGCCTGCGAGGTCTTCGGCCTGGACCGCAGCGCGGACGGCCTGCCCCGGTACGACTTCGCCGTCGCCGGTGCCCGCCCCGGGCCGCACCGCACCCACGCCGGTTTCTCGGTGGACGTGCCGTACGGCCCGGAGCGGCTCGCCGGGGCCGACCTCGTCGTGGTGACCGCCACCGGGGTGCGCCCGCACTACCCGGAGCCGCTGGTGGACGCCGTGCGCGCGGCGGTGGAGGGCGGTGCCAGGGTGCTCTCGATCTGCAGCGGCGCCTTCGTGCTCGGCGCCGCGGGGCTGCTGGACGGCCGCCGCTCGACCACGCACTGGCGGCACACCGCGGAGCTGGCCGCCCGGTTCCCGCGGACCACCGTCGAGCCGGACGTGCTCTACGTGGACGACGACCCGGTGATCACGTCGGCCGGCACGGCGGCGGGCATCGACGCCTGCCTGCACCTGGTCCGCCGGTTCCAGGGCGCCGAGGTGGCCCGGGGGATCGCCCGCCGGATGGTGGTGGCCCCGCACCGGGAGGGCGGCCAGGCCCAGTTCGTCGCCCGGCCGCTGCCCGAGGGGGACGGCGAGTCCCTCGCGCCGCTGCTCGACTGGATGCGCCACCACCTGGACGAGGAGTCCACCGTCGAGCAGTTGGCGGCCCGGGTGCACCTGTCGCCGCGCACCTTCGCCCGCCGCTTCCAGCAGGAGACCGGCACCACCCCGCACCGCTGGCTCACCGGGCAGCGGCTGCTGCTCGCCCAGCGGCTGCTGGAGAGTACCGCCGAGCCGGTCGACGCGATCGCCGCGCGCTGCGGCTTCGGCAACGCCGCCACCCTGCGGCACCACTTCGGCCGCCGGCTCGGCACGACCCCGCTGGCGTACCGCCGCTGCTTCGCCGAACCGGCGGCCGGCTGA
- a CDS encoding histidine phosphatase family protein, which produces MAELGTTLNGQHQSTHRPGPQVTAAPYPAAPAPHTAPVTAPGPLPSVLIATRHGESTANVEFQLAEAAGALSVPISCRDADIPLSLQGRQQAQALGRWWAGLPSADRPRSVWCSPYERTTETARIALAQAAGLGAVPVSLAVRYDERLRDRELGILEMLPKAAIEARHPDEAARRRKMGELYYRPPGGESWADVALRVRSVLRDICAEEAGRPVLLVAHDCTVLMLRYALDRLTEAQLTALDTVRNCSTSLWRAEAGRLRPAHWNDTGHLTLG; this is translated from the coding sequence ATGGCAGAGCTCGGCACCACACTCAACGGTCAGCACCAGTCCACCCACCGGCCCGGCCCGCAGGTCACCGCGGCGCCCTACCCGGCGGCGCCCGCCCCGCACACCGCGCCGGTGACGGCCCCCGGCCCGCTGCCGTCCGTGCTGATCGCCACCCGGCACGGCGAGTCCACCGCCAACGTCGAGTTCCAGCTCGCCGAGGCGGCCGGCGCGCTGAGCGTGCCGATCAGCTGCCGCGACGCGGACATCCCGCTCTCGCTCCAGGGCCGGCAGCAGGCCCAGGCGCTCGGCCGCTGGTGGGCCGGCCTGCCCAGCGCCGACCGCCCGCGCAGCGTCTGGTGCTCCCCCTACGAGCGCACCACCGAGACCGCCCGGATCGCGCTGGCCCAGGCCGCCGGGCTGGGCGCGGTACCGGTCTCGCTCGCCGTCCGCTACGACGAGCGGCTGCGCGACCGGGAGCTGGGCATCCTGGAGATGCTGCCCAAGGCCGCGATCGAGGCCAGGCACCCGGACGAGGCCGCGAGACGCCGCAAGATGGGCGAGCTCTACTACCGCCCGCCCGGCGGGGAGTCCTGGGCGGACGTGGCCCTGCGGGTGCGCAGCGTGCTGCGCGACATCTGCGCGGAGGAGGCCGGGCGACCGGTCCTGCTGGTCGCGCACGACTGTACGGTGCTGATGCTCCGCTACGCGCTGGACCGGCTCACCGAGGCGCAGTTGACGGCCCTGGACACGGTCCGCAACTGCTCCACCAGCCTGTGGCGGGCCGAGGCCGGGCGGCTGCGCCCGGCGCACTGGAACGACACCGGGCACCTGACGCTCGGCTGA
- the mctP gene encoding monocarboxylate uptake permease MctP produces the protein MSGVNVPALTVFVLFFVLVTVMGFMASRWRRADDALHLDEWGLGGRSFGTWVTWFLLGGDLYTAYTFVAVPAAVYATGAAGFFAVPYTIIAYPLVFLFLPRLWSVSRVHGYVTPADFVRGRYGSKPLALVVALTGILATMPYIALQLVGIQAVLDVLGVGGGENANWFVKDLPLFIAFGVLAAYTYSSGLRAPALIAFVKDALIYIVIIVAVIYIPLRLGGYGHIFDAVGEKFSAPKSAGSLTVPENKQWTYATLAIGSAMALFMYPHSVTGVLASKSRNTVRRNMAIMPAYSLMLGLLALLGFMAIAAGIGKGDKKFNAQLSVPQLFENMFPDWFTGVAFAAIGIGALVPAAIMSIAAANLFTRNVYKEFLKPAATPADETRVAKLASLLVKVGALVFVLSMDKQAAINLQLLGGLWILQTFVSIVGGLFTRWFHHWALFAGWAVGMIYGTWEAYDIASPATKHFGGNAAEIPGIGELGYIGLTAFVLNLAVSVVLTLVLRAVKAPDGPDETRPGDYSAESGDEELKNAPEPVAAH, from the coding sequence ATGAGCGGCGTCAACGTACCGGCCCTGACCGTCTTCGTCCTCTTCTTCGTGCTGGTCACCGTGATGGGCTTCATGGCCTCGCGCTGGCGCCGGGCCGACGACGCCCTGCACCTGGACGAGTGGGGCCTGGGCGGCCGCAGCTTCGGGACCTGGGTGACGTGGTTCCTGCTCGGCGGCGACCTCTACACCGCCTACACCTTCGTCGCCGTCCCGGCGGCGGTCTACGCGACCGGCGCGGCCGGCTTCTTCGCGGTGCCGTACACGATCATCGCGTACCCGCTGGTCTTCCTCTTCCTGCCCCGGCTCTGGTCGGTCTCCCGGGTGCACGGCTACGTCACCCCGGCCGACTTCGTGCGCGGGCGGTACGGGTCCAAGCCGCTCGCTCTGGTCGTGGCGCTGACCGGCATCCTGGCCACGATGCCCTACATCGCGCTCCAGCTGGTCGGCATCCAGGCGGTGCTGGACGTGCTGGGCGTCGGCGGCGGGGAGAACGCCAACTGGTTCGTCAAGGACCTGCCGCTCTTCATCGCCTTCGGCGTGCTGGCCGCCTACACCTACTCCTCCGGGCTGCGGGCGCCGGCGCTGATCGCCTTCGTCAAGGACGCCCTGATCTACATCGTGATCATCGTCGCGGTGATCTACATCCCGCTGCGGCTCGGCGGCTACGGGCACATCTTCGACGCCGTCGGCGAGAAGTTCAGCGCTCCCAAGTCGGCCGGCTCGCTCACCGTGCCCGAGAACAAGCAGTGGACGTACGCCACGCTGGCGATCGGCTCGGCGATGGCGCTCTTCATGTACCCGCACTCGGTGACCGGCGTGCTGGCCTCGAAGTCCCGCAACACCGTCCGCCGCAACATGGCGATCATGCCCGCCTACTCGCTGATGCTGGGCCTGCTGGCGCTGCTCGGCTTCATGGCGATCGCGGCCGGCATCGGCAAGGGCGACAAGAAGTTCAACGCCCAGCTCTCGGTGCCGCAGCTGTTCGAGAACATGTTCCCGGACTGGTTCACCGGCGTGGCCTTCGCGGCGATCGGGATCGGCGCGCTGGTGCCGGCCGCCATCATGTCGATCGCGGCGGCCAACCTCTTCACCCGCAACGTCTACAAGGAGTTCCTGAAGCCGGCCGCCACCCCCGCCGACGAGACCAGGGTCGCCAAGCTGGCCTCGCTGCTGGTCAAGGTCGGCGCGCTGGTCTTCGTGCTCAGCATGGACAAGCAGGCGGCCATCAACCTGCAGCTGCTCGGCGGGCTGTGGATCCTGCAGACCTTCGTCTCGATCGTCGGCGGCCTGTTCACCCGGTGGTTCCACCACTGGGCGCTGTTCGCCGGCTGGGCGGTCGGCATGATCTACGGCACCTGGGAGGCGTACGACATCGCCAGCCCCGCCACCAAGCACTTCGGCGGGAACGCCGCCGAGATCCCCGGCATCGGCGAGCTCGGCTACATCGGCCTCACCGCCTTCGTGCTCAACCTGGCCGTCTCGGTGGTGCTCACCCTGGTGCTCCGGGCGGTCAAGGCGCCGGACGGGCCGGACGAGACCCGGCCGGGCGACTACAGCGCCGAATCCGGCGACGAAGAGCTGAAGAACGCGCCGGAGCCCGTGGCGGCGCACTGA
- a CDS encoding DUF3311 domain-containing protein, which translates to MPEPPGPAAVPAVTPERVLAGLALLVPIVAMLWVSSYDKTDPEAGGVPFFYWYQLLWVPVSAVFTVAAYLLINRDEKARKAGGAR; encoded by the coding sequence ATGCCCGAGCCACCGGGCCCGGCGGCCGTGCCGGCGGTGACCCCGGAACGGGTCCTGGCCGGGCTCGCCCTGCTCGTGCCGATCGTCGCGATGCTCTGGGTCTCCTCGTACGACAAGACCGACCCCGAGGCGGGCGGGGTGCCCTTCTTCTACTGGTACCAGCTGCTCTGGGTGCCGGTCTCGGCCGTCTTCACGGTGGCCGCGTACCTGCTGATCAACCGGGACGAGAAGGCCCGCAAGGCGGGTGGCGCACGATGA